The Gemmatimonadales bacterium DNA window CTCCTGCTCGGCCAGCGCCGACGCCGCCTCGGTGATGGCGCCGAACTGACCCTGGAGGCGGCGCAGCACGAACCCGAGGGCGAGGACCAGCGGCAGATTCCCGAACAGTTGATCCTGCCAAACGTTGAGCGCCACCAGCAGCGCGCCCAGGAGCACCACCGCGTAGAGCACTTCGGTCGCGGGCTTCACCGCGCTGCGCCAGCGGTGCAGGCCCATCGCTTCGCGATAGAGCGTCTGGTTCGTGCGGCGGTGGAGCGCCAACCGCTCCCGGCCGACGTCGTAGGCCTGGATCACGTGGAGCCCAGCGGCATCGTCGAGCACCAGCCGGCTCGAGTCCTCTTCCGCACGCACCATGAGCACCGAGTAGGCTCGAATCCGGCGGCCCGCGTAGGCGATGACACCGAAGCCGATCGCTCCGAGGACCGCCGCGGCCAGGCTCAGCCGCCACGACAGCAGCACGAGGGCCCCGCCGTAGACCGCCAGCAGCAGCGCGGCGTTCAGCAGCGCCACGAGCGCGGAGACCCCGGCGACCACCCGCTCGGTCTGCATCGAGAACAGGTTCACGAGCCTCCCCCCGCCGAGGACGGCCAGGTCCGCGTAGCGGGAGGCGTAGAACGCCTCCGCCAGTGACTCCCGGAGACGAAGGAGCACGCGCAGCTGGAGCCGGGCCGAGAGGACGCCGTTCAGGTAGCAAGCCGCGGCGCGGAGCAGGACGAGCGCGCCGATCGCGAGGACGATGAGCTGGAGTCTCTGCTCCGATCCTCGCTCGAAGGACTCGAGGAAGGGAACGAGCAGCGTGACCGAGGCCCCTTCGAGCAGGACGAGCGCCAGCGAAGTGCCGGCGACCGTCGCCGCGGGCCGCTTGAAGCCCCGGAGCGAGGTGATCACCTCTCGAACGTCTTTCCACCGGGAAGCCAGACGCTGCGGCAGTCTCATCACGAAAGGTCGGCCAGCACGGCCTCGCAGACGGCGGGGAGCAGGGACAGGCTCCGAGGGTAGCTCAGGCGCTTGACCGGCACCGCGGCCACCAGCCGGCTGGCGAACGCGAACTGGTTAGCGAGACGGTCCCGGTCCACCACGATCGTATTGAACGAATTCCGGATCACCTCGAGAAACGCGTCGCGGGCAGAGAGCCGTTCCAGCTCAATGCGCGCTGCCGGGCGGCGACCCGCGGGCGTCGGCTCGGAGAGGACGTAGAGCGCCCGGAGCGGCGCCCGGCGACGGGACAGCTGCCCGGCGGCGAGGGGGAAAATCTGCTTGGACGTGCCGTTGTTCAACGGTGTCCCGCCCCGCTCAACGCCCAGCACTCGTCGCGAGACGCTCGGGAAGAGCTTGAGCCGGGGCATCCCCGGGTGGACCGCATAGCCCGAGGCCGTCGGCTCGAGCGCCATCAGATCGTCGGTGAGGATCGGGAACCCCAGGCGCAGGAACGCCGCTCCCAGGGTGGATTTCCCGTACCCGCAGTTCCCGAGAAACGCGATCGCCTCTCCGTCGATGACGACGACCGTCCCGTGCAGCGGCTCCACGCCGAATAGGAGCAGCGAGAACGACAGCACCTGGCCGAGGAGGTACGTGCTGAAGGATTCCGGGGTGGCTCGCTTAAGCTGATGGTACCTGATGTCGCGGCCGTCCGCCGAGACCAGGAACTCGAACAGCCCGGTCCACCGCAGGTACGTCGAACCGGTGCGGAGACGGCGGCAGTAGAACCAGTCGCGGCTCGGCCGGTCGGTGGTTTCCCGCCGAGCAATTCCCTCGAAGCGGGCCGGTTCCCCGACCCGGAGCCTCACATCCGGTCGCCGCGCCCGCTGAACCCGAGGGCACGGGAGGACGAGAGGGCTCACGAGCGAGAGCCCGTAGAGCCGATAATGCGCTGTCGACCTCAAGCGTTAGTGCCGCTGGCCTTGGTCTTCGGCTTCCCACCACCACCGTCGGCCGCGCTGCCGCCCTTAACTCTTGTCAGCGCGCTGATGTCGCCATGCACGGTAAGTTCCGGTGAACGATACGGCTTCTTTTTCCCGGTGCTCCGCTGGGACTGGCCTTTCTTCCCCTTGTTCATACAGTGCTCTCCGAGAGAGGGGTTGGGGGCCGGGCCGGAATTGCGCGCTCCCCGCCCAAGAATACCTCAAGCCACACTTCCAAGGCAAACAGATCGGTGAGATCCCAGGTGCCGAGGCAGTCCGGACCCTCGAGCTCCGCGGCGAGGCCGGGAAGCGCGGCCGCCAGCCGACGCTCGTCAAGGTACCCCAGGCGAGCCGCCAACGAGCCTTGCGACAGCCGAGCGCAGACCTGCCCCAGGTCCCGGCCAATCCCACTGTTCGCGGCGGCCGTGAAGTCTGCCTTCCACGTTCGAGCGCGCAGCGGCTCGGGGAGGATGCCCCCCATCGCTTCCCGCAGCAGCGCCCGGGGAACGCCGTCCCGGTTCTGGATTTCTCCCGGCGCAGCCATGAGGAACGCGATGAGGTCACGATCCAGGAACGGGAAGGCCGCGTCCAGCCCGTGCAGCGCGGCGATCTTGTTGTTCCACTCCATGCAGTGCACGTGATACTTGGACCGGGCTTCCAGATACAGCGATCTCGCGTGGACGGAGTGGAAGCCGTCTCCGAACCACACGGGGCGGTTTGCGAACCTGAGCGCCCGGCGGCGGAAGGAATCCGAGAACCACGGCCTGGGTCGCTCCGGGCGGGAGATCATTCGGCGCAGCCACTTGAACAGCGGGGCCGCCGCACGCGGGACATAGTGCCGGGCGACATCGAGCACGAGCCGCCGCCTGAGCACCAGCGTCTCTTCCGGCCCGAAGAACCGCTGGTAGGTCCGGGTGTGTCGCTGGATCTGTCCGAAATCCAGCCGCCGGAAGAGATCCGCCAGATACGCGGCCGAAAACAGCATCTGGTCGCCCCAGTGCCCCGAGAGCAGCACCCGCGCGCCGGCCTCTCGGGCCCGAACATGTACTTCGCGGGTCACTCCCCAGAAGTAGTCCATAAAGGGCGCCTCGATGGCCCGCACCTGGTCCTCGGCGCCCCGGACCACACCGAGCAGAGGCTCGATGGGAATTCGCCCGACCGATACGCCGTACGCCTGCTCGATCTCACGCAGAAAACGCTGCTCGTCGGCCGCGGTGCCCTCGGCGCCCACGTAGGATATCCCGATCACGCCGGGAGCCGCGGCCCGTCCAGCGCGCCGAAGGGTTTCCGCCTGGCAGAAGATGGAGGATGAATCCAGGCCCCCGCTCACCGAAACGGCCACCGGGTGAACGGCACGCGTCCGACGCCGCACCGCTTCCGCGAACCGCTCGCGGAATGCTTCGGCGTATTCGCCGAACGAGTTCAGGCGGAGCGTGCGGCCCCGGTCGAAATCCCAGTACCGCCGGGCCATCAACCGTTCGGGCGTCACTACGACGAGATGCGCCGGCACGACCGCGGAGATGCCCGTGAAGCAGGTGATGTCCTGGCGATCGACCGGCCGCGAAGCCAGGAGCAGGTAGTCGGCGAGGCCCTCGTCGTCGGGACGCGCCGGTATCTCCGGGTGCGCCAGCAACGCCTTGATTTCGGAGGCGAACGCACCCAGCCGGTCGCTGCGGAAGTAGTAGAGGGGGCGAACTCCGATCGGGTCGCGCACCAGTAGCAGGCGTCGCTGTCGCTCGTCGAAGACCGCCAGCGCGAAATCGCCGTTCAAGCGTCCGGGGAACCGCTCCCCCCAAGCCTCGTACGCCGCGAGCACGCACGCGGCGTCGCTGACCGTCGGGGGCAGTCGCAGCGCGCCAAGCAGCTCGTCGCGATTGTCGAGCCGGCCGTCCATGACCAGCATGGCGCCGCTGCGACCCACGGGCGGCTGGACCTCGCCGGTCTCCTCGGGGGTCACCCACAGGTGCTGCCACGCGAAGCCAGCCGGGCCGGCCACCCGCCGGCCCTCGCCGTCGGGCCCGCGGTGGCGGAGCGCGGCACTCATGCGGGCCAGCAGCGCATCCTCCGCCGGCCGCGCATCGAGGTTGAACACTCCGACGATTCCGCTCATAGATTACATTATAACAGATACTCCGACGCGCGAGCCAAGAGCCTCTATGACTGCCCGCAACATTCCGGACTCGGCCACCGTCGTCGCGGCCGGGGACCTGCTCGCCAGCGAATTCGGCGCCGAGCTGGTGATCCTCAACCTGCGGGACGGCGTGTACTACGGGATGGAGGACGTCGGCGCGCGCGTCTGGAGCCTCTTGCAACGACCCGTCACGGTCTCCGCCATCCGCGAGACGCTGGTCGCGGAATACGACGTCGAGCCGGCCCGCTGCGGGCGGGACGTGCGGGCACTGCTCCAGGATCTGGCCGCGCGCGCCCTGATCGAGGTCCGGGAGAGCGGTGATGGCGCTGTGGCGTAAGCTTCGCACCCTGAGCGCCGCCGACCGCCGCCTCCTCGCGGAAGCGGGGCTGCTGCTCGTGCTCACCCGGATCGGGCTCTGGCTCCTTCCCTACCCGAAGCTCCGGCGAGTGCTGGACCGGGCCCACCCTTCGGGGCGGGAACCGCCCCGCGAGTTCCCCAATCGCGTCTCCTGGGCGGTCACCGCCGTCGCGCGCAGGCTTCCGGGAATGACCTGCCTGGTTCAGAGTCTCACCGCACACGCCCTGCTGCACCGCCGGGGATATCGCGCCGATCTGCGCATCGGCGTCCATGAGCGCGCCAGCCACGCCGCGAGACCCCTCGAGGCCCATGCCTGGGTCGAGTGTGAGGGCCGCGTCGTGGTGGGGAAGGTCCAGAACCTGGCCGACTACACGGTTCTGACCCCGACCGCGCCGCCAGCTTCTCCCGCCACGCCAGACCCCTCATGACCGCGGTGCTGCCCGCACACCTGGCCGACGGTCTCGCGGCGGTGCTCCGCGGCGAACGGGTCTCCTGGCGCTCGCTCGGCGTGGAACCGGCCGATCTGCTCGCGGTCTGTGCCGAGGAAGATCTCACCGGCCTGGTGCATCATCAGCTGGGCAACCTACCGGAAATCGGCTGGCCGCAGAGCCTCCGCGACAGCCTGACGCGCGAAGCCCGAGCGGGAGCGACGCGGGAGCTCCTCCGTCGCAGAGAACTGGTCACGGTGCTCGACGCCCTCGCGGCGCGAGATATCCACCCGATCCTGCTGAAGGGCACGCCGCTCGCGTACACGGTCTACGAGGCCCCGAGCCTCCGGCCCCGCAGCGACACCGACCTTCTGATATCGCGGGAGCAGACCGATACCGTCCGCCGCGTCATGACTGGGATCGGCTACTCGGCCACGAACTACTGCGACGGCGAGTTCCTGTTTTGCCAGTTTGAGCTTGGAAAAGAGGACGCGTTCGGCGTCGGTCACGCCTTCGATTTCCACTGGAAGATCAGCACCCAGTCCGCCTTCGCCGATCTCCTCAGCTATGACGAGCTCTCAGGTGACGCGACGCCCGTCCCCGCGCTCGGCGCCCACGCGCGCACCGCCGGAGCCGTCCACGCGCTGCTCCTGGCCTGCGTTCATCCGGTGATGCACCACCGAAACGTCGAGCGGCTCGTCTGGATCTACGACATCCACCTGCTCGCTGCACGGCTCTCGCGCGCCGAGTTCGACCGCCTCGCGGAGCTGGCAGTGCGCAAGGGCGTCGCCGCGATCTGTGCGCACCAGTTGGCGCTCGCCCGCTCGCGGCTCGGCACCCCCGTGCCCGACGAGGTGATCGCCGCCCTTGCCGCGCCCGGGCGTGAGGCCGAGCGATCGGCTTCCTACCTGGAGCCTGAGCGGCGGTGGAACGACGAGCTCCTGTCGAATGTCCGGGGATTGCCCCGCTGGACCGATCGCCTCCGCCTGTTGAAGGAAGTCGCGTTTCCCGCGCCAGGCTACATGCTCCGGGCCTACGGGTTGGACGGAGCCGCCTTCGGAAGCGCCCTGCTCCCCGCCCTCTACGTCCACCGCGGCGTGCGGGGCATCTGGAAAGTGTTGCGCAACCGCAAATAGCCCTGCCCGGCGAGCCCGCTCGCCGACCCGGTCGATTGCCGCCGCGACCGTGACAAAACCCGCTATTCCCGGTCATAGAGGCGATGGGCATGCGATCGTGTCTTTCGGGCTGATCCTCGGCGAACGTCCTTGGCCCGAATAGTTGGAACGGCACCAGTGGAGAAACTCCGAATCGGCGCCGGTTCAGCGCCGGCGCCCGCCGTGCTAGAAGAGGTGGGCGATCCGCTCGCGGAGGGCCGACAGCGGCCCGCGGCCCGTGGGCTGGTCCTTGCGGTAGTAGTAGTTGTAGTACTGGTCGCGCGTCTGCTGCACGCCGTTCAAGACCGAGCCGGCGACGCGGGCCTGGACGCGGCGCAACTGGCCGAGCGCGCGCTGGGCGGCGACCTCCTCCGTCTCGCCGGAGCGCAGGACCAGGATGACGGCGTCGGCCGAGGCGCCGAGCACGGCCGCGTCGGTCACGGCGAGCGTGGGCGGCAAGTCGAAGATCACCGTGTCATACTGGGTGCGCAGTTGCTCCAGGAGGCGGTGCATCGCCGCCGAGCCGAGCAGCTCCGACGGGTTCGGCGGCAGCGTGCCGGCCGGCAGGATATCGAGCTTCGGGATCACGTTGGGCCTGATGGCCTCGCGCAGCTGCGCGTTGCCGACCAGCACGTCCGTGAGCCCCGGCTCCTGCACCAGGTTGAAGGCGCGGTGAATCTGGGGACGGCGCAGGTCCGCGTCCACCAGGAGCGTCGTGGTGCCTTGCTGCGCGAGCGTGACCGCCAGGTTCGCCGCGGTCGTGCTCTTTCCCTCGCCCGGTCCCGGGCTGGTGGCACAGATGAGCTGTAGCGCCCGCTGTTCGGCATTCACGAAGGTGACGTTGGTGCGGAGCGCCCGGTAAGCCTCGCTGGACGGATCGTCGGGGCTGGCCAGCGACACCAGGTGGATCGCGCCTCGGCGTCGACCGTCCTTGCGGAGGCCACCGGCCGAGCGTGTCTCGAGCGGGATCAGGCCGAGGACCGGTATCTCCAGCGCGCGCTCGACGTCCGCCGCGGTCTTGATCGTCTGGTCCAGGTACTCGAGGAAGAACGCGGCCACGATCCCGAGGAAGAGCCCGACGAGCAGCCCGATCATCAGCTTCTGGCGGGTGCCGATGCCGATCCGCGTGGCCACAGTCGCGGTCTCCACGATCTGGATGTAGGGCGAGATCGTGGCCGCGGAGATGCGCGCGGCTTCCAGCTGCGAGAGCAGGTACTTGTAGGTGTCGTTCTGGAGCTCGACCTCGAGCGTGAGTTGCGCGAAACGCGTTTCCTTGCCGGGATAGGTCCCCAGCCGTTGCCGAAGGTTGGCGACG harbors:
- a CDS encoding ABC transporter ATP-binding protein, translating into MITSLRGFKRPAATVAGTSLALVLLEGASVTLLVPFLESFERGSEQRLQLIVLAIGALVLLRAAACYLNGVLSARLQLRVLLRLRESLAEAFYASRYADLAVLGGGRLVNLFSMQTERVVAGVSALVALLNAALLLAVYGGALVLLSWRLSLAAAVLGAIGFGVIAYAGRRIRAYSVLMVRAEEDSSRLVLDDAAGLHVIQAYDVGRERLALHRRTNQTLYREAMGLHRWRSAVKPATEVLYAVVLLGALLVALNVWQDQLFGNLPLVLALGFVLRRLQGQFGAITEAASALAEQEGATLNVFAFLGDRASGERDGSEAVDSPVERISVEQVGFRYAGGEPVLRGLDLELRRGEVVAVVGASGSGKSTLAQLLVRLRAPQSGRILVDGVPLDRVARASLARNLGVVFEDCFVFDEPVDWNISLGRDLPSPAVAKAAQTARLDELIHSLPDGYRTRVGPRGGKLSAGQRQRLALARAIVTRPQILILDEATSALDSPTERSVAEGLRYGRPDGITLIIAHRLSTVLAADRIAVLDGGGIAAAGRHAELLETSAVYRRLVETQLVERAAEGVTP
- a CDS encoding lasso RiPP family leader peptide-containing protein → MNKGKKGQSQRSTGKKKPYRSPELTVHGDISALTRVKGGSAADGGGGKPKTKASGTNA
- a CDS encoding asparagine synthase-related protein encodes the protein MSGIVGVFNLDARPAEDALLARMSAALRHRGPDGEGRRVAGPAGFAWQHLWVTPEETGEVQPPVGRSGAMLVMDGRLDNRDELLGALRLPPTVSDAACVLAAYEAWGERFPGRLNGDFALAVFDERQRRLLLVRDPIGVRPLYYFRSDRLGAFASEIKALLAHPEIPARPDDEGLADYLLLASRPVDRQDITCFTGISAVVPAHLVVVTPERLMARRYWDFDRGRTLRLNSFGEYAEAFRERFAEAVRRRTRAVHPVAVSVSGGLDSSSIFCQAETLRRAGRAAAPGVIGISYVGAEGTAADEQRFLREIEQAYGVSVGRIPIEPLLGVVRGAEDQVRAIEAPFMDYFWGVTREVHVRAREAGARVLLSGHWGDQMLFSAAYLADLFRRLDFGQIQRHTRTYQRFFGPEETLVLRRRLVLDVARHYVPRAAAPLFKWLRRMISRPERPRPWFSDSFRRRALRFANRPVWFGDGFHSVHARSLYLEARSKYHVHCMEWNNKIAALHGLDAAFPFLDRDLIAFLMAAPGEIQNRDGVPRALLREAMGGILPEPLRARTWKADFTAAANSGIGRDLGQVCARLSQGSLAARLGYLDERRLAAALPGLAAELEGPDCLGTWDLTDLFALEVWLEVFLGGERAIPARPPTPLSESTV
- a CDS encoding PqqD family protein — translated: MTARNIPDSATVVAAGDLLASEFGAELVILNLRDGVYYGMEDVGARVWSLLQRPVTVSAIRETLVAEYDVEPARCGRDVRALLQDLAARALIEVRESGDGAVA
- a CDS encoding lasso peptide biosynthesis B2 protein, translated to MALWRKLRTLSAADRRLLAEAGLLLVLTRIGLWLLPYPKLRRVLDRAHPSGREPPREFPNRVSWAVTAVARRLPGMTCLVQSLTAHALLHRRGYRADLRIGVHERASHAARPLEAHAWVECEGRVVVGKVQNLADYTVLTPTAPPASPATPDPS
- a CDS encoding nucleotidyltransferase family protein, which encodes MTAVLPAHLADGLAAVLRGERVSWRSLGVEPADLLAVCAEEDLTGLVHHQLGNLPEIGWPQSLRDSLTREARAGATRELLRRRELVTVLDALAARDIHPILLKGTPLAYTVYEAPSLRPRSDTDLLISREQTDTVRRVMTGIGYSATNYCDGEFLFCQFELGKEDAFGVGHAFDFHWKISTQSAFADLLSYDELSGDATPVPALGAHARTAGAVHALLLACVHPVMHHRNVERLVWIYDIHLLAARLSRAEFDRLAELAVRKGVAAICAHQLALARSRLGTPVPDEVIAALAAPGREAERSASYLEPERRWNDELLSNVRGLPRWTDRLRLLKEVAFPAPGYMLRAYGLDGAAFGSALLPALYVHRGVRGIWKVLRNRK